In Porphyrobacter sp. LM 6, one DNA window encodes the following:
- a CDS encoding c-type cytochrome has protein sequence MRAIALLLGLGLAGCSAQADPPPPVPEATRFAFVSDDPVKQGERIAKVLGCTGCHGADLAGKDWSDELGTLWTANLTRSAARHSDAELAAMIQTGQRADRSLIGMPSHLFTKLADEDLAAVIAYIRSRPLNGEEHPSPSFTAEYEKYRAQGKLPTSVEDVARHGEEMPPDLGREHELGRYIVRATCAECHGLQLRGAASELPGDKGRPDLRMVGSYDPADFVTLMRTGKAAGNREIGLMSEVARGRFANLTDAEVEAVRGYLAELAKCDP, from the coding sequence ATGCGCGCAATAGCATTGCTGCTGGGACTGGGCCTCGCGGGATGTTCGGCCCAGGCTGATCCGCCGCCGCCCGTGCCCGAGGCGACGCGTTTTGCGTTCGTCTCCGACGATCCGGTCAAGCAAGGCGAGCGGATCGCCAAGGTGCTCGGCTGCACCGGCTGCCACGGGGCGGACCTCGCCGGCAAGGACTGGAGCGACGAGCTGGGCACGCTCTGGACGGCCAATCTCACCCGAAGCGCAGCACGCCACAGCGATGCGGAACTGGCCGCGATGATCCAGACCGGTCAACGGGCCGACCGGTCATTGATCGGCATGCCCTCGCACCTGTTCACCAAGCTCGCCGATGAGGACCTCGCAGCCGTAATTGCCTATATCCGCAGCAGGCCGCTGAACGGAGAAGAGCATCCGTCCCCATCCTTCACCGCCGAATATGAGAAATATCGCGCGCAGGGAAAGCTCCCGACCTCGGTCGAGGACGTGGCTAGACATGGCGAGGAAATGCCGCCTGATCTGGGCCGCGAGCATGAACTCGGGCGGTACATCGTGCGTGCGACCTGCGCCGAATGCCACGGGCTGCAATTGCGCGGTGCGGCGAGCGAACTTCCCGGCGACAAGGGCCGTCCGGACTTGCGGATGGTCGGTTCCTATGACCCAGCCGACTTCGTCACGCTGATGCGGACGGGCAAGGCGGCGGGGAACCGCGAGATCGGCCTGATGAGCGAGGTTGCGCGCGGGCGCTTTGCCAACCTCACTGATGCGGAGGTCGAGGCGGTGCGCGGCTATCTGGCGGAGCTTGCCAAGTGTGATCCTTGA
- the ligA gene encoding NAD-dependent DNA ligase LigA, which yields MSVEGLSEADAANELMRLARAIARHDRLYHAEDSPEISDAEYDALVRRNVELEAAFPHLIREDSPSRKVGHAIAASPLGKVAHEVRMMSLDNAFSPEEVAEWLARMRRFLNLPDGEPLALTAEDKIDGLSCSLRYENGKLVRAATRGDGQVGEDVTANVAHIPDIPQTLPAGVPEVFEVRGEVYMEKQSFTALNAAQHEAGGKLFANPRNAAAGSLRQKDASVTAKRPLRFWAHGWGAASAVPGATQSEVVATLRAWGFPVSPLFTRIIGGAAELVAHFDAIGKARPGLAYDIDGVVYKLDRLDWQERLGFVAKAPRWALAHKFPAERAETIVEAIDIQVGRTGKLTPVGRLAPVLVGGVTVTNVTLHNRDEIARLALRVGDRVVIQRAGDVIPQVVENLTPEEPRAAFAFPDHCPECGSEAVAEEGEVDVRCTGGLICPAQRTQRLEHFVSRKALDIEGLGEKTIAQFFALGWLESPADIYRLRQRRSDILALEGWQEKSVDNLLAAIEAKREPDAARLLFALGIRHVGEVTARDLMKHLHELPALRALAERAHAGDAEAASEITAIDGIGPSVVEALGDFFHEPHNVAVWEDILSQVTPPRYEVETIASRVAGKIVVFTGKLETMSRDEAKAQAERLGAKAAGSVSAKTDLLVAGPGAGSKLKKAAELGIEVVDEAGWAAIVAEALGG from the coding sequence ATGAGCGTCGAAGGCCTGAGCGAGGCGGATGCCGCCAACGAGCTTATGCGGCTCGCCCGCGCCATCGCGCGGCATGACCGGCTCTATCACGCCGAGGATTCGCCGGAGATTTCCGACGCCGAATATGACGCGCTGGTGCGTCGCAATGTCGAGCTTGAGGCCGCCTTCCCGCACCTGATCCGCGAGGACAGCCCATCGCGCAAGGTCGGCCACGCGATTGCCGCCTCGCCGCTGGGTAAGGTCGCGCACGAGGTTCGGATGATGAGCCTCGACAATGCCTTCTCTCCAGAGGAGGTCGCAGAGTGGCTGGCGCGGATGCGGCGGTTCCTCAACCTGCCCGACGGCGAGCCGCTGGCGCTCACCGCCGAAGACAAGATCGACGGCCTGTCCTGCTCGCTCCGCTATGAAAACGGCAAGCTGGTGCGCGCCGCCACCCGGGGCGACGGGCAGGTCGGCGAGGATGTGACGGCGAATGTCGCGCACATCCCCGATATCCCGCAAACCCTGCCCGCAGGCGTGCCCGAAGTGTTCGAGGTGCGCGGCGAGGTCTATATGGAAAAACAGTCCTTTACCGCGCTCAATGCTGCGCAACATGAAGCGGGCGGAAAGCTATTTGCCAACCCGCGCAATGCGGCGGCAGGGAGCCTGCGCCAGAAGGATGCGAGCGTCACCGCCAAGCGTCCCTTGCGCTTCTGGGCGCATGGTTGGGGCGCGGCATCTGCGGTGCCCGGCGCTACCCAGAGCGAGGTGGTCGCCACCCTGCGCGCATGGGGCTTTCCGGTCTCGCCGCTGTTCACCCGCATCATCGGCGGCGCAGCGGAACTGGTCGCGCATTTTGACGCCATCGGCAAAGCGCGGCCCGGCCTCGCCTATGATATCGACGGCGTGGTCTACAAACTTGACCGGCTCGATTGGCAGGAGCGCCTCGGCTTTGTCGCCAAGGCCCCGCGCTGGGCGCTGGCGCACAAGTTCCCGGCCGAACGCGCCGAAACCATCGTCGAGGCGATCGACATTCAGGTCGGGCGCACGGGCAAGCTGACGCCCGTGGGCCGTCTTGCGCCGGTGTTGGTCGGCGGGGTGACAGTGACCAACGTAACGCTCCACAATCGCGACGAGATCGCGCGGCTCGCCTTGCGTGTCGGCGACCGCGTGGTGATCCAGCGTGCGGGCGATGTGATCCCGCAGGTGGTCGAAAACCTTACGCCCGAGGAACCGCGCGCGGCCTTCGCCTTTCCCGATCACTGTCCCGAATGCGGCAGCGAGGCGGTGGCCGAAGAAGGCGAGGTCGATGTCCGCTGCACCGGCGGGCTGATCTGCCCCGCACAACGCACTCAGCGCCTCGAGCATTTCGTCAGCCGCAAGGCGCTCGATATCGAGGGGCTGGGCGAGAAGACCATCGCGCAGTTCTTTGCGCTGGGCTGGCTCGAAAGCCCGGCGGATATCTACCGCCTGCGCCAGCGCCGCAGCGATATTCTGGCGCTGGAAGGCTGGCAGGAAAAGTCGGTCGACAATCTGCTTGCCGCGATCGAGGCCAAGCGCGAACCCGATGCCGCGCGGCTGCTGTTCGCGCTCGGCATCCGCCATGTCGGCGAGGTGACGGCGCGCGATCTGATGAAGCATCTGCACGAACTGCCCGCACTGCGTGCACTGGCAGAACGTGCCCATGCGGGCGATGCTGAAGCGGCGAGCGAAATTACCGCGATCGACGGCATCGGGCCTTCGGTGGTCGAGGCGCTGGGTGATTTCTTTCACGAGCCGCACAATGTCGCCGTGTGGGAAGACATCCTCTCGCAGGTTACCCCGCCGCGCTACGAAGTCGAAACCATCGCCAGCCGGGTGGCGGGCAAGATCGTGGTGTTCACCGGCAAGCTCGAAACCATGAGCCGCGACGAGGCCAAGGCGCAGGCCGAACGCCTGGGCGCGAAGGCTGCGGGTTCGGTATCCGCCAAGACCGATCTGCTCGTCGCTGGCCCCGGCGCAGGGTCGAAGCTCAAGAAGGCTGCCGAACTCGGCATCGAGGTGGTAGACGAGGCGGGTTGGGCGGCCATCGTCGCCGAGGCGCTCGGGGGCTAG
- a CDS encoding alpha/beta hydrolase, giving the protein MTTRNTISALALAATLAACAPATPLAEAPPAPDVRFAVTDTADYNPRSVNAVPSDPPTLKVAYGSASDRQYGELRMPQGKGPFPVAVIVHGGCWAGMGGTSNVAALASFLARNGVAVWTPSYRELGSDGGWPNTFADWAQGFGYVKTLAQDYPLDLKRITVMGHSAGVTPAMWLGTGNKGDAVVKGELPAVQAAVALDGPLSLGGFVDADAMICGKPVIAPLMGGTPDEVPARFAMLDPLVNKPLIKRLLVIDGALPDPDPVVLDGLRAQGIAVEVIRVDQEEHFNLLVPGTADFALIGPALLKIAGGR; this is encoded by the coding sequence ATGACGACACGGAACACGATCAGCGCACTCGCGCTTGCTGCAACGCTGGCGGCCTGCGCGCCTGCCACGCCTCTGGCCGAGGCACCGCCCGCGCCGGACGTCCGCTTCGCTGTCACCGATACCGCCGATTACAACCCGCGTTCGGTCAATGCCGTGCCGTCCGATCCGCCGACGCTGAAGGTCGCCTATGGCTCCGCGTCCGATCGCCAATATGGCGAGCTGCGGATGCCGCAGGGCAAGGGACCGTTCCCGGTCGCGGTCATCGTGCATGGCGGCTGCTGGGCGGGGATGGGCGGCACCAGCAATGTTGCCGCGCTCGCCAGCTTCCTTGCGCGCAATGGCGTTGCGGTGTGGACGCCGAGCTACCGCGAGCTGGGCTCTGACGGCGGCTGGCCCAACACCTTCGCCGATTGGGCGCAGGGCTTCGGCTACGTGAAGACGCTGGCGCAGGATTACCCGCTCGATCTCAAGCGCATCACCGTGATGGGCCATTCCGCCGGGGTGACGCCCGCGATGTGGCTCGGCACCGGGAACAAGGGCGATGCCGTGGTGAAGGGCGAGCTGCCCGCCGTTCAGGCCGCCGTTGCGCTTGACGGGCCGCTGTCGCTTGGCGGCTTTGTCGACGCGGATGCGATGATCTGCGGCAAGCCGGTGATCGCCCCGCTGATGGGCGGCACCCCTGACGAAGTGCCTGCGCGCTTCGCGATGCTCGATCCGCTGGTCAACAAGCCGCTGATCAAGCGCCTGCTGGTGATCGACGGCGCGTTGCCCGATCCCGATCCGGTGGTGCTCGATGGCCTGCGCGCGCAAGGCATCGCGGTCGAGGTGATCCGCGTCGATCAGGAAGAGCACTTCAACTTGCTGGTGCCCGGCACGGCGGATTTTGCCCTGATTGGCCCCGCGTTGCTCAAGATTGCCGGCGGACGCTGA
- the recN gene encoding DNA repair protein RecN, whose translation MLTRLSIRNIVLIEALDLEFARGLGVLTGETGAGKSILLDALGLILGDRAETGLVRAGEDKASVTASFEFAVLPAGIAAALDEAEIAIEPGEPLMIRRQIKADGGSKAFINDQPASVALLRELAPALVELHGQHDDRGLVNPRGHRALLDRYAGTDVAGLERAYADWARAEAQLAEARGAVEQAKADQDLLIAYLAELAALEPVAGEEARLAGARADMQKGEKLSGDLEDLRHLWEGSDSPLAALRVAARRLDRIGDQHPLLTEALAALDRAVIEASEAEDKLRLAAEALVHDPMELERAETRLFELRAAARKHRCEVDDLPELMRTMRARLDAIEGGEAQLDALEAAAKEARAVYVTAAEAAHAARVAGAGRLDAAVAAELAPLKLDAAKFRTQVTKLPEDRWGAGGMDAAEFLISTNPGADFAPLNKIASGGELSRFILALKVALAEKGGAATIIFDEIDRGVGGAVASAIGERLARLAAQEGQLLAVTHSPQVAARGGQHYLIAKASSGTVTKTSVVLLDPAARQEEIARMLSGAEVTPEARAQADRLLEGV comes from the coding sequence ATGCTCACGCGCCTGTCCATCCGCAACATCGTCCTTATCGAAGCGCTCGATCTCGAATTCGCGCGCGGGCTGGGCGTGCTGACGGGGGAGACGGGGGCGGGCAAGTCGATCCTGCTCGATGCGCTGGGCCTGATCCTGGGTGACCGGGCGGAGACGGGGCTGGTGCGCGCGGGCGAAGACAAGGCGAGTGTTACCGCCAGCTTCGAATTCGCCGTGCTTCCCGCTGGCATCGCCGCTGCGCTCGACGAGGCGGAGATCGCGATCGAACCGGGCGAACCGCTGATGATCCGCCGCCAGATCAAAGCCGATGGCGGCTCCAAGGCCTTCATCAACGATCAGCCCGCCAGCGTCGCCCTGCTGCGCGAACTGGCGCCCGCGCTGGTCGAACTCCACGGCCAGCATGATGACCGGGGTCTGGTGAACCCGCGCGGGCACCGGGCGCTGCTCGATCGCTATGCCGGAACCGATGTCGCGGGGCTGGAGCGTGCCTATGCCGATTGGGCGCGGGCCGAAGCGCAGCTGGCCGAAGCGCGCGGTGCGGTGGAACAGGCCAAGGCCGATCAGGACCTGCTGATCGCCTATCTCGCGGAACTGGCAGCGCTTGAACCCGTCGCCGGTGAGGAAGCCCGCCTTGCCGGTGCGCGCGCCGATATGCAGAAGGGCGAGAAGCTCTCGGGCGATCTCGAGGATCTGCGCCACCTGTGGGAAGGCTCGGACTCGCCGCTCGCCGCGCTGCGTGTGGCCGCCCGCCGGCTTGACCGGATTGGCGACCAGCACCCGCTGCTGACCGAGGCGCTCGCCGCGCTAGATCGGGCGGTGATCGAAGCGAGCGAGGCCGAGGACAAGCTGCGGCTCGCGGCCGAGGCGCTGGTGCATGATCCGATGGAGCTGGAGCGCGCCGAGACCCGCCTGTTCGAACTGCGCGCCGCGGCTCGCAAGCATCGCTGCGAGGTTGATGACCTGCCTGAACTGATGCGTACGATGCGCGCACGGCTGGATGCGATCGAAGGCGGGGAGGCGCAATTAGATGCGCTGGAGGCTGCCGCCAAGGAAGCGCGCGCTGTCTATGTCACCGCCGCCGAAGCCGCGCACGCCGCGCGGGTGGCAGGCGCGGGCAGGCTTGATGCTGCGGTCGCGGCAGAGCTTGCGCCGCTCAAGCTCGATGCCGCGAAGTTCCGCACGCAGGTGACCAAACTGCCCGAGGACCGCTGGGGCGCGGGCGGCATGGACGCGGCCGAGTTCCTGATCTCGACCAACCCCGGCGCGGACTTTGCGCCCTTGAACAAGATCGCGTCCGGCGGCGAACTGTCGCGCTTCATCCTCGCGCTGAAGGTCGCGCTGGCGGAGAAGGGCGGGGCGGCGACGATCATCTTCGACGAGATCGACCGCGGGGTCGGCGGCGCGGTGGCGAGCGCCATCGGCGAGCGGCTGGCGCGGTTGGCAGCGCAGGAAGGACAATTGCTGGCGGTTACGCACAGCCCGCAGGTCGCTGCACGCGGGGGCCAGCATTACCTCATCGCCAAGGCTTCGAGCGGCACGGTGACCAAGACCAGCGTGGTGCTGCTCGATCCCGCCGCACGGCAGGAAGAGATCGCCCGGATGCTGTCCGGCGCGGAGGTGACGCCCGAGGCGCGCGCGCAGGCCGACCGGCTGCTGGAGGGGGTGTGA